The Nostoc sp. 'Lobaria pulmonaria (5183) cyanobiont' genome window below encodes:
- the hppD gene encoding 4-hydroxyphenylpyruvate dioxygenase: MKIDRVHFYVEDAKMWRDWFVRHLGFQAVTDRISSFHTCTEVVKSGDVCFFLSSPLLPTSPVAEFLRQYPPGVADVAFVVEDVEGAIALAQKHGATILQPIQERQEGTRFIKCGKIAAWGGLTHTLIERSLVSGHLSLVFDKGEMTNDNTFTAIDHVVLNVAVGELDRAVAWYEKILDFQPQQAFKIKTNRSALHSQVMVSRNGSVQLPINEPATSNSQIQEFLDVNRGPGIQHIALRTTNLVSAIAKFRASGLSLLSVPQTYYSQLKQRPGLPLSVLELEAIAQQEILVDWQENTPAEGGNTAPLLLQIFTQPIFEQPTFFFEFIERRFQAKGFGEGNFRALFEAIESEQIKRGTLQ, from the coding sequence ATGAAAATTGATCGCGTTCATTTCTATGTAGAAGACGCCAAAATGTGGCGGGATTGGTTTGTACGCCATCTTGGTTTTCAAGCAGTAACCGATCGCATCAGTTCATTTCACACTTGTACAGAAGTGGTAAAAAGTGGTGATGTCTGCTTTTTTCTATCTTCACCACTGTTGCCTACAAGTCCAGTAGCTGAATTTCTGCGGCAATATCCACCTGGTGTTGCAGATGTCGCTTTTGTTGTCGAAGATGTCGAAGGCGCGATCGCCCTAGCTCAAAAACACGGTGCTACAATCCTACAACCCATCCAGGAACGCCAAGAGGGTACGAGATTCATCAAATGTGGCAAAATTGCCGCTTGGGGTGGACTGACCCATACATTGATAGAAAGGTCATTAGTCAGTGGTCATTTGTCATTGGTTTTTGACAAAGGAGAAATGACTAATGACAACACTTTTACCGCCATAGATCACGTAGTTTTGAACGTGGCAGTTGGTGAATTGGATCGTGCTGTGGCTTGGTACGAAAAAATCCTAGATTTTCAACCCCAGCAAGCATTTAAAATTAAAACCAATCGCTCTGCTTTACACAGCCAGGTGATGGTTTCGCGCAATGGTAGCGTTCAATTGCCCATTAATGAGCCGGCTACCAGCAATTCTCAAATTCAGGAGTTTCTTGATGTCAATCGGGGACCAGGAATTCAACATATTGCCTTGCGGACGACTAATCTTGTGAGTGCGATCGCCAAATTTCGTGCCAGTGGTTTATCTTTACTCTCAGTTCCCCAAACCTACTATTCGCAGCTAAAACAACGTCCTGGACTTCCATTATCAGTTTTGGAACTTGAAGCGATCGCGCAACAGGAAATTCTGGTGGACTGGCAAGAAAATACTCCCGCAGAAGGAGGAAATACCGCACCCTTATTACTACAAATTTTTACCCAGCCAATATTTGAACAGCCGACATTTTTCTTTGAGTTTATTGAACGCCGTTTCCAAGCTAAAGGTTTTGGCGAAGGTAACTTTCGCGCCTTATTTGAAGCTATTGAAAGCGAACAAATCAAACGCGGTACTTTGCAATGA
- a CDS encoding polysaccharide deacetylase family protein yields the protein MDDNRSFFGLQKILVTLLVLSGSVSASTMMLIKSSSSNAQSTENTNVNNLPIKVGIQQQIEELKAIMLQSWQQQVQTKGFSYTLPQRFQGAIVNAAKLAPEQKVIALTFDDGPWPESTAQVLDILKKNQIKGTFFLIGQNVKNYPGLVKREIAEGHVIGNHTWHHWYQFLNPQAAAYEIDHTADLIYQVTGIKTNLFRPPGGIMHNGVASYARNSKYAIILWSSDSVDYSRPAVPKLINNVFRRAKPGGIVLMHDGGGNRSKTVQALPEIIANFRKQGYKFVTIPELLEMQDKDQKLTANKKTVQN from the coding sequence GTGGACGACAATAGGTCATTTTTTGGTCTGCAAAAAATATTAGTTACGTTGCTTGTCTTGAGTGGCAGTGTGAGTGCCAGCACGATGATGCTTATTAAGTCAAGTTCCTCTAATGCTCAAAGTACAGAGAATACAAATGTAAACAATCTACCAATCAAAGTTGGAATTCAGCAGCAGATTGAAGAACTAAAAGCGATAATGCTTCAAAGTTGGCAGCAACAAGTACAAACAAAAGGTTTTTCATATACTTTGCCACAGCGTTTTCAGGGAGCAATAGTTAATGCCGCAAAACTTGCTCCCGAACAGAAAGTAATTGCGCTCACCTTTGATGATGGGCCATGGCCTGAAAGTACCGCGCAAGTACTCGATATTCTTAAAAAAAATCAGATTAAAGGGACATTTTTTCTTATTGGGCAAAATGTGAAGAATTATCCAGGCTTAGTGAAACGGGAGATTGCTGAAGGTCACGTAATTGGTAATCACACTTGGCATCATTGGTATCAATTCTTGAATCCACAAGCAGCTGCCTATGAAATTGACCACACAGCAGACTTGATTTATCAAGTAACAGGGATTAAAACAAATTTATTTCGACCACCAGGCGGAATCATGCACAATGGGGTGGCTAGTTATGCTAGAAATAGCAAATATGCCATCATTCTCTGGTCATCTGACTCTGTAGACTATTCACGTCCTGCTGTACCAAAATTAATTAACAATGTGTTTAGGAGGGCCAAGCCAGGTGGAATTGTGTTAATGCATGATGGTGGTGGTAATCGCTCTAAAACTGTGCAAGCTTTACCAGAAATTATTGCCAACTTTCGGAAACAGGGCTATAAATTTGTTACTATTCCTGAACTTTTAGAAATGCAAGATAAAGATCAAAAGCTGACTGCAAACAAAAAAACCGTCCAAAATTAA
- a CDS encoding helicase HerA domain-containing protein — MNSAQPLGSVIQGSLTEGLEVRLHPDISVEDMRVGKFLVVQGMRSRFFCMLTDVALGAANARIIANPPSWEDTFLRDVLAGSGTYGTINLAPMLMFTPESEESFSPTNGKSANPFLPSMTGLASFVPQTSTTMELLPVKTIPSHFSQVYEASVDDFRRVFGWEDDPQRRNFSIGKPLDMDVPVCIDLNRFVERSNGVFGKSGTGKSFLTRLLLAGVIRKNAAVNLIFDMHSEYGWEAVAEGKNVNTVKGLKQLFPSKVEVYTLDPESTKRRGVRDAQELYLSYEQIEVEDIKLCSRDLGLSDAALDNANILYSEFGKSWIVQLLNMTNEEIEMFCEEKRGHKGSIMALQRKLLRMDSLKYMRAVCPQNYISKIVQCLESGKNVVIEFGSQSNMLSYMLVTNMITRRIHEHYVKKADKFLQSKNPSDRPTPLMITIEEAHRFLDPAIVQSTIFGTIARELRKYFVTLLVVDQRPSGIDNEVMSQIGTRITALLNDEKDIDAIFTGVSGGSGLRSVLAKLDSKQQALILGHAVPMPVVVRTRPYDATFYAEIGEPAWEEKPDAEVFAAAELAKADLGF; from the coding sequence ATGAATTCGGCACAGCCATTAGGTTCGGTCATTCAAGGTTCTCTAACTGAAGGTTTAGAAGTACGATTGCATCCTGACATTTCTGTGGAAGATATGCGGGTGGGTAAATTTCTTGTTGTGCAAGGGATGCGATCGCGTTTTTTTTGTATGCTGACAGATGTAGCATTGGGAGCTGCTAATGCGCGAATTATTGCTAATCCCCCCAGTTGGGAAGACACTTTTTTACGAGATGTTTTAGCCGGAAGTGGCACTTACGGTACTATCAACCTCGCGCCGATGTTGATGTTCACTCCCGAATCTGAAGAATCTTTTTCCCCAACAAATGGCAAATCGGCAAATCCTTTCCTCCCATCGATGACGGGTTTAGCTTCATTTGTGCCACAAACCAGCACGACAATGGAATTGTTGCCAGTTAAAACTATTCCTAGCCACTTTAGTCAAGTTTACGAAGCTAGTGTTGACGATTTTCGCCGGGTATTTGGTTGGGAAGATGACCCCCAAAGGCGCAATTTTTCCATCGGCAAACCTTTGGATATGGATGTGCCGGTTTGTATCGATTTAAATCGCTTCGTGGAACGGAGTAATGGGGTATTTGGGAAATCTGGTACTGGTAAATCTTTTCTAACGCGGCTACTGTTAGCTGGCGTTATCCGTAAAAATGCGGCAGTCAATTTGATTTTTGATATGCACTCTGAGTATGGCTGGGAAGCTGTTGCAGAAGGTAAAAATGTTAATACCGTTAAAGGATTAAAGCAACTTTTTCCTAGTAAAGTGGAAGTCTACACCCTCGACCCGGAATCAACAAAGCGTCGGGGTGTGCGTGATGCCCAAGAACTTTATTTGAGTTACGAGCAAATAGAAGTTGAAGATATTAAGTTATGTAGCCGAGATTTAGGACTCTCTGACGCAGCTTTAGATAACGCCAATATTCTGTATAGCGAATTTGGCAAGTCTTGGATTGTCCAGTTGCTGAATATGACTAACGAAGAAATCGAGATGTTCTGCGAGGAGAAGCGCGGACACAAAGGTTCGATTATGGCATTGCAGCGCAAACTCTTGCGGATGGATAGCTTGAAGTATATGCGAGCAGTTTGCCCCCAAAATTATATTAGTAAAATTGTGCAATGCCTGGAATCTGGGAAGAATGTTGTGATAGAATTTGGTTCCCAGTCTAATATGCTCTCTTATATGTTGGTGACAAATATGATCACCCGCCGTATTCACGAGCATTACGTCAAGAAAGCAGATAAATTCCTGCAAAGCAAAAATCCCAGCGATCGCCCGACCCCATTGATGATTACCATTGAAGAGGCGCACCGTTTCCTTGACCCGGCTATCGTCCAAAGTACTATCTTTGGGACCATTGCCCGCGAACTGCGAAAATATTTTGTCACACTTTTGGTAGTCGATCAACGTCCATCAGGCATAGATAATGAAGTTATGTCGCAAATTGGGACTCGCATTACCGCTTTGCTGAATGATGAAAAAGATATTGACGCGATTTTTACAGGGGTATCTGGTGGTAGCGGACTGCGATCGGTATTGGCAAAGCTAGACTCGAAACAACAAGCTTTAATATTGGGTCACGCCGTTCCTATGCCTGTAGTAGTGCGTACCCGTCCTTACGACGCAACTTTTTACGCAGAAATTGGTGAACCAGCCTGGGAAGAAAAACCTGACGCAGAAGTATTCGCCGCTGCTGAACTAGCTAAAGCTGACCTTGGATTTTAG
- a CDS encoding CPP1-like family protein, giving the protein MSDQNPYEKLGVSEEASFDEIQDARNRLFEQHNGDAKHLEVIEAAYDAILMDRLRMRQEGKIKVPERIRFPELRVQSPPKESPTPREQSPAWLQRMLDQPTPADILLPGAWFLGLSSISLFYPEGGDQVLQLALVVGVGTSIYFLNRKESKFGRAVLFTLVSLIIGLIVGGLVASWLLPQISFISLETNQFSSVVTFILLWLVSSFLR; this is encoded by the coding sequence ATGAGCGATCAAAATCCCTACGAAAAACTTGGGGTATCAGAAGAGGCTAGCTTCGATGAAATTCAGGATGCTCGTAATCGCCTATTCGAGCAACATAATGGCGATGCCAAGCATTTGGAAGTGATTGAGGCGGCTTACGATGCGATTTTAATGGATCGCTTACGGATGCGCCAGGAAGGTAAAATCAAAGTCCCTGAGCGGATACGGTTTCCAGAGTTGCGAGTGCAATCGCCTCCGAAAGAAAGTCCAACCCCTCGCGAGCAGTCACCCGCATGGCTGCAACGGATGCTGGATCAGCCAACGCCTGCGGATATACTCTTACCAGGAGCTTGGTTTCTCGGTTTGAGTTCTATTAGCCTGTTCTATCCAGAGGGAGGCGATCAGGTTTTGCAGTTAGCATTAGTGGTTGGCGTAGGCACTAGTATTTACTTTCTTAATCGCAAGGAAAGCAAATTTGGCCGAGCAGTTCTGTTCACCCTGGTCAGTTTAATAATTGGCCTAATCGTTGGGGGACTAGTTGCTAGCTGGCTCTTACCACAAATATCATTTATTAGTCTGGAAACGAATCAGTTCTCTAGTGTAGTGACGTTTATATTGTTGTGGTTAGTTAGTAGTTTTCTACGTTAA
- a CDS encoding MFS transporter produces MKLASQSHLSSWLPSIHPQVWIFAIGRFLSEVGTGFTLFYAPIFFVNQLGLSATSVGVALGSASISGIVGRIAGGSLADSEYWGRRRTLLLATAISAIASLVLAATNNFTSLVIGSLISGLGIGFYWPAAEVVVADASQIDNRRETFAIARLADNLGLAIGIVLAGFLIAIVGNYRWLFIIDAISFMLFFGVVYVGISETEQEQTEESEKTELFAAWMAVLRDGRFLVYIVVNIFFTIYISQIHSTLPLYFKNYVLVESTAKGFTETTISGLFTWHLVFAIICQLPVTSILKRCSHTLALTVSAIFWAIGFGLIWVSGTAPSDHLLWVTLALGVFAVAIVSYTPSAASLVTELAPKNQRGVYFSINALCWAVGSFIGHPLGGWALDQPQIITNTYWLGFIFSVAIAIAILQYLNRILAE; encoded by the coding sequence ATGAAATTAGCTTCTCAATCTCACTTATCATCGTGGTTGCCCTCGATACATCCCCAAGTCTGGATTTTCGCAATTGGTAGATTTCTCTCGGAAGTTGGCACCGGCTTTACCCTGTTTTATGCGCCCATCTTTTTTGTTAATCAACTTGGTTTATCTGCAACCAGTGTTGGGGTAGCCTTGGGTAGCGCCTCGATTTCCGGCATTGTAGGGCGGATTGCAGGTGGTTCTTTGGCTGATTCTGAATACTGGGGACGCCGCCGCACTTTGTTGCTAGCGACGGCGATTTCAGCAATTGCTTCTCTAGTTTTAGCTGCAACCAATAATTTCACTTCCTTAGTAATCGGTAGCTTGATTAGCGGTTTAGGAATAGGTTTCTATTGGCCGGCGGCTGAAGTTGTGGTTGCTGACGCTAGCCAAATTGACAATCGCCGCGAAACTTTTGCGATCGCCCGACTAGCTGATAATCTTGGGTTAGCGATCGGAATTGTCCTAGCAGGGTTTTTAATCGCGATCGTTGGGAATTATCGATGGCTATTTATCATTGATGCCATCTCTTTTATGCTATTTTTTGGAGTTGTCTATGTAGGGATTAGTGAAACTGAGCAAGAGCAGACAGAGGAATCTGAAAAGACAGAACTTTTTGCTGCTTGGATGGCAGTATTAAGAGATGGGCGTTTCCTAGTCTACATAGTAGTTAATATATTTTTTACAATCTATATTTCTCAAATCCACAGCACCCTGCCGCTTTACTTCAAAAATTATGTCCTTGTAGAAAGTACTGCCAAGGGATTTACTGAAACTACCATTAGCGGACTATTTACTTGGCATCTGGTGTTCGCAATTATTTGTCAGTTGCCTGTCACCAGCATCTTAAAACGCTGTTCTCACACACTCGCACTTACTGTTTCTGCGATTTTCTGGGCAATTGGTTTTGGACTGATTTGGGTAAGTGGGACAGCCCCATCCGATCATTTGCTTTGGGTAACATTGGCATTGGGAGTATTTGCTGTGGCAATTGTTTCCTATACCCCATCTGCTGCCTCTTTAGTGACTGAGTTAGCCCCGAAAAATCAACGCGGCGTTTATTTTTCCATCAACGCTTTGTGCTGGGCTGTTGGCTCTTTTATTGGTCATCCTTTGGGTGGATGGGCATTAGATCAACCACAAATTATTACCAATACTTACTGGCTAGGCTTCATCTTCAGTGTAGCGATCGCTATAGCAATTTTACAGTACCTGAATCGAATTTTGGCTGAGTAG
- a CDS encoding response regulator transcription factor yields MAPAKILVVDDDPAVRNLIQRFLIKQNYQVEAAEDGKTALTLFEQFNPDLVILDVNLPDVTGFNLCQEMQSRNGVFVLMLTSRADEADKIRGFAKGADDYLTKPFGLGELEVRVGAILRRQRVITTAEQKRLVFEKLMIDPVRREVALNNQAVPLTALEFDLLHFLASHPGRVWRRAELIQEVWDYEYVGDQRVVDVHIGQIRKKIEIDASQPALIQTVRGVGYKFESAAHPQQLEGKS; encoded by the coding sequence ATGGCTCCTGCCAAGATTCTTGTTGTTGACGACGACCCTGCGGTTCGGAATTTAATCCAACGCTTTTTGATTAAGCAGAACTATCAGGTGGAGGCTGCCGAAGATGGAAAGACAGCCTTAACTCTATTTGAGCAATTTAACCCTGATTTGGTGATTCTAGATGTGAATTTACCTGATGTCACAGGGTTTAACCTCTGCCAAGAGATGCAAAGTCGTAATGGTGTTTTTGTTTTGATGTTGACTAGCCGTGCTGACGAAGCTGATAAAATTCGCGGCTTTGCTAAAGGTGCTGACGACTATCTCACCAAGCCTTTTGGGCTAGGAGAGCTAGAAGTCCGAGTTGGAGCTATTTTGAGGCGTCAGCGAGTGATAACTACGGCCGAGCAGAAACGCTTGGTATTTGAAAAACTTATGATCGATCCAGTGCGACGGGAGGTAGCACTTAATAACCAAGCAGTACCCTTAACTGCTCTGGAATTTGACTTGTTGCATTTTTTAGCTAGTCATCCAGGTCGAGTTTGGCGGCGGGCAGAATTAATCCAAGAGGTGTGGGATTATGAATATGTCGGCGACCAGCGGGTCGTAGATGTGCATATCGGCCAAATTCGCAAGAAGATTGAAATTGATGCTAGTCAGCCAGCATTAATTCAAACTGTACGTGGCGTAGGCTATAAGTTTGAATCTGCTGCTCACCCCCAGCAGTTGGAAGGCAAGTCCTGA
- a CDS encoding glutathione S-transferase: MLELYQWELSQYSEKVRLILDFKGLDYRKIEVTPGIGQVELFRLTGQKQVPVLKDRNKYIADSTEIAKYLDLEYPDRPIIPQDPKQRGLTLLIEEWADESIGIKGRKALFAAISQDQNFRKSLLPTSTPDIFKSLVQGVPSDLLTVLGFGVGYSPDVIKSAIASLKQDLEALTLLLADSPYLTGDEPTLADLAVAGLSILLKFPSGPYLDLPASIRGKGLPIFAENIDYEPFFTWRDRLYAQFRKPLISTTPPTGSAPTSIQID; this comes from the coding sequence ATGCTGGAATTATACCAATGGGAACTCTCTCAATACTCAGAGAAAGTGCGCCTAATTTTAGATTTTAAAGGACTAGATTACCGCAAAATAGAGGTGACGCCTGGGATTGGACAGGTAGAACTGTTCCGACTGACTGGTCAAAAACAAGTGCCAGTATTAAAAGATCGTAATAAATATATTGCGGATTCTACGGAAATAGCTAAGTATTTAGACTTAGAGTATCCCGATCGCCCGATAATACCGCAAGATCCTAAACAACGAGGTTTAACTTTATTAATAGAAGAATGGGCGGATGAGTCCATAGGCATCAAAGGTCGCAAAGCACTATTTGCTGCCATAAGCCAAGATCAAAATTTCCGTAAGTCTTTATTACCCACCTCAACACCAGATATATTTAAAAGTCTGGTTCAAGGAGTACCTAGTGACTTACTGACAGTGTTGGGTTTTGGCGTCGGTTACAGCCCAGATGTGATCAAGTCAGCGATCGCATCTTTAAAACAAGACTTGGAAGCCTTGACGTTATTATTGGCAGATAGTCCGTATTTAACAGGAGATGAGCCGACTTTAGCTGACTTAGCAGTGGCTGGCTTATCGATATTACTCAAGTTTCCCTCTGGGCCCTATCTGGATTTACCAGCTTCTATCAGAGGTAAAGGATTGCCAATCTTTGCCGAGAATATAGATTATGAACCATTCTTTACCTGGCGCGATCGCCTTTACGCTCAATTCCGCAAACCGTTAATTAGTACCACTCCACCAACGGGAAGTGCGCCAACTTCGATTCAGATTGATTAG
- a CDS encoding HAD family hydrolase — MLRLITDFDGPIIDVSERYYRVYQFCLDKTRRPDQVVQELPKAEFWQLKRWRIPEKQIALNSGLDEAQAQEFAQLRRQTVHTEPYFHYDSLAPGAVDALLKIQQAGIDLAVMTMRRFRELDYAFQKHDLGRFFPEDRCYCLTNDYVKTRDIEDKPLLMARALKELPPAADTWMVGDTEADITAAKNYGIKVMAVESGIRDRTQLELYHPDLIVKDFSAAVDIVLKAKHLV; from the coding sequence ATGCTAAGACTGATTACTGACTTCGACGGCCCCATTATTGATGTTTCCGAACGGTACTACCGTGTTTATCAATTCTGCTTAGACAAAACCCGTCGCCCAGATCAAGTAGTGCAAGAACTTCCGAAAGCAGAATTTTGGCAGTTAAAGCGATGGCGCATTCCCGAAAAACAAATCGCCTTAAATTCTGGGTTAGACGAAGCCCAAGCCCAAGAATTCGCCCAGTTGCGGCGGCAAACAGTGCATACAGAACCTTACTTTCACTATGACAGCCTCGCACCTGGTGCTGTGGATGCACTGTTAAAAATTCAACAAGCTGGAATTGATTTGGCAGTGATGACAATGCGCCGATTTCGGGAACTAGATTATGCTTTCCAAAAACACGATTTAGGGAGATTTTTCCCAGAAGATCGTTGTTATTGCTTGACTAACGACTACGTTAAAACTCGCGATATTGAAGATAAGCCCTTGTTGATGGCTAGGGCATTAAAAGAACTGCCCCCGGCTGCTGATACCTGGATGGTAGGCGATACGGAAGCCGACATCACCGCTGCGAAAAATTATGGGATTAAGGTGATGGCTGTGGAATCTGGAATTCGCGATCGCACCCAACTAGAACTTTATCACCCCGACTTAATCGTTAAGGATTTTAGCGCTGCTGTAGATATAGTTCTAAAAGCTAAACACCTTGTTTAA
- a CDS encoding fasciclin domain-containing protein, with translation MKTNYSKLLTTLAGIAGLSSFSVLITLPSDAKEALNPNPSIFNEALYNQGQRLQANAQYTPAEAVSQTEKGNTKRKSVAQNSGGTLNPKPSIFNEPPYNRGGGSVTPSESTPPSESTPPSEPTPRTPRTIPQTQPTTPPTQTPTTTPPGPGASDNQGKNLLALAESNASFTTLTKALKAAGLTGALQGKDNLTIFAPTDAAFAKLPPDALQELLKPDNKEVLLKILTYHVVSGKLLSTDLKSGEVKSLEGGTINVKVDPASGVTVNDAKVTQADITGSNGVIHAIDQVILPPDL, from the coding sequence ATGAAGACAAATTACAGCAAATTGCTGACCACGTTGGCAGGCATAGCAGGATTGAGTAGTTTCAGCGTCCTCATTACTTTACCATCTGACGCGAAAGAGGCACTAAATCCTAACCCCAGTATTTTCAACGAAGCCCTCTATAACCAGGGTCAACGCCTTCAAGCAAACGCTCAATACACACCTGCTGAGGCTGTTTCCCAAACAGAAAAGGGCAATACCAAACGCAAATCGGTAGCACAGAATAGTGGTGGAACGCTAAATCCCAAACCAAGTATTTTCAACGAGCCTCCCTATAACCGTGGTGGTGGTAGTGTGACACCTAGTGAATCTACGCCCCCTAGTGAATCTACACCCCCTAGTGAACCTACACCCCGCACCCCACGTACTATCCCACAAACTCAACCTACCACACCACCGACTCAGACACCGACTACAACTCCACCAGGACCAGGGGCAAGTGACAATCAAGGCAAAAATTTGTTAGCCTTGGCAGAGTCAAACGCTTCCTTTACCACGTTGACCAAGGCTTTGAAAGCAGCAGGATTGACCGGAGCTTTGCAAGGCAAAGATAACTTAACTATTTTTGCACCCACAGATGCAGCTTTTGCTAAGTTGCCACCAGATGCTTTGCAAGAATTGTTAAAACCAGACAACAAAGAAGTATTGCTGAAGATTTTAACTTACCATGTGGTGAGTGGTAAGTTATTGTCTACTGATTTGAAGTCTGGCGAAGTTAAAAGCCTTGAAGGCGGAACAATCAACGTAAAAGTTGATCCTGCTAGTGGTGTTACCGTTAATGATGCTAAAGTCACACAGGCAGATATCACAGGTAGTAACGGCGTAATCCACGCAATCGATCAGGTGATTTTACCTCCTGACTTGTAG
- the hemL gene encoding glutamate-1-semialdehyde 2,1-aminomutase translates to MVNTTIKTTKSQEVFAAAQNLMPGGVSSPVRAFKSVGGQPIVFERVKGAYIWDVDGNKYIDYVGTWGPAICGHAHPEVIAALHEALEKGTSFGAPSVLENVLAEMVIDAVPSIEMVRFVNSGTEACMGVLRLMRAFTNRDKIIKFEGCYHGHADTFLVKAGSGVATLGLPDSPGVPKAATSTTLTAPFNDLEAVKALFEENRDEIAGVILEPVVGNAGFIAPDAGFLEGLRELTHEYGALLVFDEVMTGFRIAYGGAQEKFGVTPDLTTLGKVIGGGLPVGAYGGRRDIMSMVAPAGPVYQAGTLSGNPLAMTAGIKTLELLQKPGTYESLEQITKKLADGLQQIAKETGHAACGGQISAMFGLFFTSGPVHNYEDAKKSDTAKFGRFHRGMLEHGVYLAPSQFEAGFTSFAHTEEDIEQTLAVARDVMSSL, encoded by the coding sequence TTGGTAAATACCACAATTAAAACAACAAAATCACAAGAAGTCTTCGCCGCTGCTCAAAATCTCATGCCCGGAGGAGTCAGTTCTCCAGTTCGTGCCTTTAAATCTGTGGGTGGACAACCCATCGTTTTTGAGCGTGTTAAAGGCGCGTATATTTGGGATGTAGATGGCAATAAATACATAGACTACGTAGGCACTTGGGGCCCAGCTATTTGCGGTCATGCTCATCCAGAAGTAATTGCAGCGTTGCATGAAGCTTTAGAAAAAGGCACCAGTTTCGGCGCTCCCTCAGTTCTAGAAAATGTTTTGGCAGAAATGGTCATCGATGCCGTTCCTAGCATCGAAATGGTCAGATTTGTTAATTCGGGAACTGAAGCCTGTATGGGAGTTTTGCGGCTGATGCGGGCTTTTACCAACCGAGACAAAATCATCAAATTTGAAGGCTGCTATCACGGACACGCCGATACGTTTCTAGTAAAGGCGGGTTCTGGTGTTGCCACACTTGGCTTGCCAGACTCACCAGGAGTACCTAAAGCAGCAACTAGCACTACTCTAACTGCACCTTTCAATGACCTAGAAGCAGTCAAAGCTTTATTTGAAGAAAACCGCGACGAGATTGCTGGTGTCATTCTTGAGCCAGTCGTCGGCAATGCTGGATTTATTGCGCCTGACGCTGGATTCCTAGAAGGATTACGGGAATTGACTCATGAGTATGGAGCGTTGTTGGTATTTGACGAAGTGATGACAGGCTTCCGCATTGCTTACGGTGGCGCTCAAGAAAAATTTGGCGTCACTCCCGATTTAACAACCCTGGGTAAGGTGATTGGTGGTGGTTTGCCAGTAGGGGCTTATGGCGGCCGCCGAGATATTATGTCAATGGTTGCGCCCGCCGGCCCCGTATATCAAGCTGGAACTCTTTCTGGTAATCCTTTGGCAATGACTGCTGGTATTAAAACTTTAGAATTGCTGCAAAAGCCAGGTACTTACGAGTCTCTTGAGCAGATTACTAAAAAGCTAGCAGATGGTTTGCAGCAAATTGCCAAAGAAACTGGTCACGCAGCTTGCGGCGGTCAAATCAGCGCTATGTTCGGCTTATTCTTTACCTCTGGCCCAGTTCATAACTATGAAGATGCGAAAAAGTCTGATACAGCCAAATTTGGACGCTTCCATCGCGGGATGTTAGAGCACGGTGTTTACTTAGCACCCTCTCAATTTGAAGCTGGGTTTACGTCTTTTGCTCACACTGAAGAAGACATAGAGCAGACTTTAGCAGTTGCACGGGATGTAATGTCGAGCCTGTAA
- the hisIE gene encoding bifunctional phosphoribosyl-AMP cyclohydrolase/phosphoribosyl-ATP diphosphatase HisIE, which translates to MSSNDSRSLHYTIPVEKIRYDERGLVPAIVQDYLDGTVLMMAWMNQESLQKTLETEETWFWSRSRQELWHKGATSGHIQKVQSIRYDCDSDALLIGVEQLGDVACHTGERSCFHQIEGKIVAPPGDTLSQLFQIICDRRDNPTESSYTCKLFAGGDNKILKKIGEETAEVVMAFKDDQEDAIAGEVADLLYHTLVALAHHQVDLKSVYRKLQERRQ; encoded by the coding sequence ATGTCTTCTAACGATTCGCGATCGCTGCATTACACCATCCCGGTTGAGAAAATTCGCTACGATGAACGGGGTCTGGTGCCTGCAATTGTCCAAGACTATCTAGATGGTACTGTCCTGATGATGGCGTGGATGAATCAGGAGTCGTTACAAAAGACTTTAGAAACTGAAGAAACTTGGTTTTGGAGTCGTTCCCGGCAAGAATTGTGGCATAAGGGGGCGACTTCTGGGCATATCCAAAAAGTGCAAAGTATCCGTTATGACTGTGATAGTGATGCGCTCCTGATTGGGGTAGAGCAATTAGGGGATGTTGCCTGCCATACTGGAGAGCGCAGTTGTTTTCACCAAATAGAAGGTAAAATTGTTGCACCACCAGGTGATACATTGTCGCAATTGTTTCAAATAATATGCGATCGCCGCGATAATCCTACTGAAAGTTCTTACACTTGTAAACTATTCGCAGGTGGCGATAACAAAATTTTGAAAAAAATCGGTGAGGAAACTGCTGAGGTGGTAATGGCTTTTAAGGATGATCAAGAAGATGCGATCGCAGGTGAAGTGGCTGATTTGCTATATCATACTTTGGTTGCCTTAGCTCACCATCAAGTGGATTTAAAATCTGTATATCGCAAGCTGCAAGAACGTCGTCAATAG